The window GTATGACGCAGCTATTATTTCTAATCTACACACGAAATTTCAACGGCTAGAGCCGGAAAAATGTGGAAACAGAAACTAGCGGTAGGTTTATCCCAATTACGAACTTTCTCACTTTACGACATATTTGGCTAAAATGTCATAAACACCTCACTCGTGTAAAATATACAGCAAGTAgatgtttataaaatacattttgtgatgtatttttaaataaataaccctGTATAGTAACAAGGTTTAAATAtattgcaaaattaatttttacttgaatcaaaaatggtggatgcgccgggctaattctaaaaacattaaaacaagTTCGGATTCGGAGCccttttgcattattttgagggcaattacaatttaaattaagcggcacattacgttcaaatttcaaaggTGATTTGATGAATAACCATtcttgaacacattgtagttttgaaacagcaagtATAAGTATAAAGTTTAAAAGTGATATTATTCTTGCGTTTTGCATAAGAAATAGTCCCTGCgctgtatttttatttgtaatgctATCAATTCCATTATTTATCTTCATTATTAAATCAGTGACCTTTAGCAAGTTCTTGCCTGTATTTTAGATCAATATATCACATTTCAATTCGCGAGACTTCTGTCGTGCCGGATTTGCTTACTTTATTAGCCTCTGTTGCGATTTTCTGCTGTCcgagtttttattttgaccGTATGACCTATTAGTTCCAAAGTTTGAGGGCAAAAAAGGGTCGCTAAATTTATTTGCCGGGCACTCACTTTTAGTTAGTTGACAAATGAACACATccgaaatgaatttttttggcgtACTAgaagtttgtattaaaaatgtgaCAGATTATGACACAAATGATCCGTCAAGTTGTTaatgaattttgaaattgaatGTGCAAGCGTTCGCACGTTACATTGCCAGACTTGCCAAAAAATTGTGTTCTTCATTCTCGACAAAAGTAATGGATCGTGACTGATTAAGGGATTTCATGGTTACCACTAAATTTCCGCAATCAAATATTCGTGGTAGTTGGGTCTTGCATCAGCAACAGGTGTGtctgttaatttatttattagttaaaaaaaacgctGACTTGTAGAAAATGGTCCATTTTCAAACACTGGCTGTTTTCACAGCCGGCATTTTGGGAGGGATTTGTTTCGGAACTTACAAAGAGGCCTTATGGAAGTTTCTTGATTTGGATTCTAGGAGAAAACAGTGGACTGATTGGGGCTCTGAGTGTGAACAACTAAAAGAAGAAGAGGAGTGTACCTGCTATCACGAAGACTGAACTtctaaagcaaaatttttacttgtcacataaaaaaataattacaaaatgtcATAATCAGAGTTCCAATTATGTTTATTACTCCTTCCACTTGGAACAAAGTTAATTAAGTTATAAAATTGCAGAAGCAatgtttttaactaaattaaaaccgacggaaatttattataaaagaaaagaaaCCCTAATATCGTTAGTGCGGTTTATAAACCATCAACTAAATAGAATTCGTGCAGAATCACTGGTAATTTCATCAGTattcttgcaaaaaaattcaaattgattttttcccACCACACGTATATCTAGATAACTAAAACGGGATTCGGATGATTGATTAATTTCGGAGTTGTTAGCCAGCCAAAAGCATAATGAGATTTTAATTCCAGAATAAATAGAAGCGCAAACACAGTAATTGTGGAAGACAATTAATTTGGCGGAGATTAATTTAAATAGTTGACTCGGATATGCAAAGGATTGTTGACTTTTATTTGGGACAAAAATGGGTTAATTCATGCAAATGCTGTAAATATCTCATTTTTATGATCATAACAGACATGACAACTTTACGATTGTCGGAATTCTGGAATAGAGACAGAGAGAGTGAGAAATTGCAAGAATTATGTTCGAACTTTTTCACTTGGTCTCATCACAGTGGAAACtataaaactgttttatatCTAATAATCGCCATAATtgtgaaaataacaaaaacatccCGCAactataaatacaaaaatattacgACTTTGCCTTTACAGTTCGTAACTCTTGCCCTACTGTCTATTTTTTCCTATCTGAGGCTCCAACAACTTTTCTCATTACTGTTGTAGGGAATTCTAAATAATAAAGATTAATTTGCTACAGTAAATCAGAATCTAAATTGGTAATAAACTTCAAAACGTGCCGAAGTTATTAGCTGGTTTATAAAACTTAAACtccttaataaaaatttaaaaattcaacagGGGAAAGTAAATCCTACGCATGTAAAGTACGCCAAAATTGTTGGTATTTGTCCCACCCACTTGAATGCAGAATCACAATCAATATCAGGATATATTAAATTGATGATCTGGCCCAAGTGACTTTTGACTTGGTCCTATTCCAGGAATTCCTGCTTatattaaatttgtattagAAATGCGGTTGTGTCATTTTACCAAAGCCGTAATGCGCTTAGATACGACTATTGATTGgtctttttctatttttaacaataaacatgaaaaaattcaactaacatattttttgttccaGTTACAGAAAAGGAAATAAGGCAATGGTaagtttcttaaaaattatctcGTACGAGATCGTTGCGTGAacatacttttaaaaatataattcattGAATTAAACGCCTTGTTATTATATTTGCAAAACCTATTACCTATAAAACCTGCCACTGAAAGTTCGAAGTCGCTTGTAATAATAGAGTTGACGGTGATCGTTTCGTGTTGCAAAGTGATTAGCATTTTAAACCTCAGAACAAGTTACACGTTGTAGCAAAATATGGTTTTCACGTTTCCGTTATAATTTTGAACAGTGTTTTCAACCACAATTGCTGTTTCTGACACGGGTGTCAACAAGTGAAAAACAGGCGATTTTTAAATGCCAAGGAGAATGCAAAAATCACTCTTCGGCATTCCTCCCTTTATAACCAGCCTACCGTATTTTACACCTGTAATTCGGAATTAGACATATCTTGTAAATTCAAGTGGAAACCAAGGCGGATATTAGGTTTTCGCTCTAATTTATTAGCacctaaattaattacaatcaaaAAGAGGGAAGGAACACGTGCTATAAATTATCAGATTTCGGCTACATATCTCGTACTGTGAAATGTGACTTGCTTTAATAAATAGATCTGAGACTAGCgccttgtaatttttttcgtaattaaCACACACTTTTCAAGATTAATTCTCGTCTTGGTCTaacattttctaatttattgaGTAAAGAAATAAGGTCAGCTTGTTTTTATTGCAGAGTGGCAGCTTTTATAGGTCTTATTTAGACAGAGTCTCTGCTGGGATATCTTCCTGCAACTTTGATATCCTGTGAAATATTCCCGGGGAAAAATAACTAGAAAGCAAATATACAATTTATATGTGAAAGTTGTTTAAAAGAGTTTGTGGTTGTTTCAGGCATAAAGGATTTTTGAAGGACTGTCCCAACGGTCTTCTAACAGAGCAGGTGAGTGCACACTTTCTCATTTTACATTctgtaatttaatatttattttagggctttataaaaatttataaacaattcTTCCCACAAGGAGATCCTTCCAAATTTGCCTCTTTAGTGTTTAGAGTTTTCGACGAAAATAACGTAAGCACTTTTTCGTTCATTTTTAATGCATAGTTCCTTAAGTAGAAAAATATACCTCATTATAGAACGTCAGCTTGGAACAGGTAGGTAAATATCTGGGCACACATAATACAGAtaattgaattttatgtcACTCATATCGCTTTATGCTTTCATAAAAGGATTGTTATAATTCTGCCCGAAAGGCAATTTTGGGCTGTCTGTCACTCAGGTGCCGCCCCAagatttgattttaatttgatttttcgcACCACACGcgaataaataaacaacaaaaacgtTTAGTTTCCAATTCAATGATTGATTTTTCTCTTATTTGCTGTGAGCTTTTGACGGGTATAAAGTTGATTTAGGAGTCACTGTACAGAACAAACATTCTCCTCCGAGCTTTTAGATGGCATCAACAGCTCGACAAAGTGCGAATAGTTGTCCCGTGAGTATACAGCCAGTTAGAATTCTAATTACTCGTAAAATTAATGGAGTTGTTTAAAATCGTGGATTATCTACGGAACGCCAATATGCCAGTCACTTCAAGTTTAATCGGTCGATATTAGATCTAATGATAAGTTTAAACGTTACACTGAAATGAAATGTGCATGTCGGGCGGCCACACGCTGCACGGAATCTCCTCCACAATCTTGAATATAAGAGTGTTATTGTCATTTCGGAAAAAACTCTTTGGCGTGatatattttatgttttatgttacAGGACGGTTCTATCGAGTTCGAGGAATTTATTCGAGCACTCTCGGTTACGTCTAGAGGCAATCTGGACGAAAAATTACATTGTGAGTATATTCACGACCCTTTGATCGTGTGAATAAACCAAGCATTTGCTCCTGGCCCAATAAAAACGAAtacaaagataattttttccacTAAAATGTGGTGGAGCCAATGATGTGTCTCATTCACACGGTACATTAACTTGCACCTAATTTAggatttttggttttgtctCGATCGTAATTTCTTTTCCAAATGGGACTAGGTGTACAGGGTGCTACATTTTGCATGTCCGGAAGTAAGAGGTTCAGAGAAAAATGAGTGACATTTTCGGGTCACAgcctatgattcctatttaaaaatatacaacTTTATGTCATTACAGCTAAATGAGTGGTTAAAAAAACGCTGATGACAGTATTAGTtgtataatgtttttgttCCAAATgtgatatgatttttttaagattccgctaaaatgtcaacttttgtttaaaagtcgaaaacaaaagacgatagtggttttgaccaaaattacatCCAAAATGCAGTACCCTGTATATGACAGACGTGCCCTAGTTTGGGCAGACATCGCTATGACAGTTAAAATTGTTATGAATCAATCAGAGAGTCGAGCTTTGGGTGTTACGGACGATTTATCGCctcatattttttgtaaacaggATGAAATATAGAAATTTGTCAAAACAGGTCAACTTTCTACGACGCGACCCTGTTTTGTTGTcgctttttgtatttataCCCAATAAAACTTCAACTACCTATGAATTATATACTTATTTATAACTTgagattttcaatttttggtttACCGAAGACCAAAAATGGGTTAATTATGATGCGATAtcgttgttaaaaatgtattaggGGCGGTTTTaatgcttttaaaaaattagtctCAAGTTTCGGTGTGGTTTACATGCCGTGGTAAGCCACCTCCATACAATCCAATGACACTTCGCCGCCATCGTTCCAACTGGTTGCGCGATCAATAACACCCACCTACTTCTAATCGGACCACAGACTATAGAAGGgcccacattttttatgttttatgtttacaCATTACGCAATTCAAAACTTCAAAGCTTCTTTGTGCCTTAATGGCTttgtacaataaaataaattaaattattgcatTTCCCGCAATATTTCTTTGTTGTATAAACAAAATCGGGCTTTCAAAACAAATGTGCATTGTAGTAGTTGacaaattttaacataaaataatgTGTATGGTACGCATATGCGAGTCAAAAAACGTATCAAAGTATCTGGTCCATGAAGCGTGAGATTTGCACAAGATCTGAATTTTTATAAAGGTTGGAAATACATTACACAGAAAAAACCGCGACAGAGCGACAAACCTACGCAAATATATACATCAATCGATATCGTTCAAAGTGTTGAAATATTGATACACTTTTTATTTCGCATAAATTGTAAAGAAAAGTGCCTCGAACAAAGCTTTTTCCTGTTCCTTTGGACtgtaaatcattatttaaaaaccttGAGAATAGAAGTTAAGTTTAATGTATTGTGGCATTTAAGGCTGCAGTAGGAAATGAGATACGGATTGCGAATAATAAAAtgtcaatttgttttttttttatttacacaatttgTGGAACCCGTTTACGCCAAATGCACTAAAAGAAAGTgcccatttttgtttatactgAATTTTATTCACTCACcctcgaaatattttttagggGCATTTAGACTTTATGATGTGGACAACGACGGTTTCATAACAAGAGACGAAATGTACAATATTGTGGACGCCATTTATCAAATGGTGGTAAGTATCGAGATCATCAATCAGTGAGTATTAATTATGACACGTAATCAGCATAACAGCGTTATCATTTCCATTACTAAACACCCCGTCCCTACACAAAATAACTGGTCAAAGctgaatgaaaatttttacacaaacGGGGTGATAAAAGTAATTAGTGAAATCTCGTAAATTAtactaaaaattgtttgtatacttgtataaaatttagtcGGAAATTTGCTGTGGAGTTGTTTCTAGTATAAACTGTTTTCCGACCCTGTTTTAAACATCAAACAGATGaaatcaaaaacttttttctttgtaaCGGAGAGTGCTTTTATACACaactaactattttacataatttgttGATATTGAGAGCTTGCTACGGTTTCTATCTAATAAAGTAagtacctaattatttttttccacatTACTTATTTTACCCTTAAAGaacgataaataataaataaaaaaaataataacatttaaacacaaagctttatctttttgttcaaAGAACTAGAGTTTATCTCTTTTGTTGCATTAACTTGAGTGAATTACAGCTGTCATTCTTCTTCATATGGACGTTCGACCTTTCTTTGATCAATTTCTTCCCAGATTGCGTTATCATCATGTTCCAAAGATGCGttgaaattcaattttaaaaaattgttagcaccacatttatcttttttgagcacaaataaaaacacaagtGTAAGCACTGCGAAAAACTTTGCCCTTTCGTGGGAAAGCAGCAGCTTTCGGCACTTGTTGCATAAACGGCATTTTCGCAGGGTGATAAATAGTGTTTTTTCCAGGGCCAGCAGCCGTCCGAGGATGAAAACACTCCGCAGAAACGAGTGGACAAGATCTTCGATCAAATGGATAAAAATCACGACGACCGGCTAACCCTGGAAGAGTTCCGGGAAGGCAGCAAAGCCGACCCGAGAATTGTCCAGGCTTTAACGCTGGGTCCTGAATAGCATAAGGATGCGGGAATTTTACCCGACACACTCTGACGCAAGCAGGGGACGTTATTCGAAACCAACAATTTCAAATACGAATCCGACTTTTACAAAATTCTCTCGTCTTATTGTTATTAAGACGGGGCAGTTTTTGGCTGTTTTTTACATGTCGAATTTTGTCCCTCGTGTCAAAACTACGGCTACGACGctcaattataaatattaggGAGTTGAATAAAACGTCTTTATTATAGTTCTGTTTTGTTCAAG of the Tribolium castaneum strain GA2 chromosome 1, icTriCast1.1, whole genome shotgun sequence genome contains:
- the LOC656079 gene encoding frequenin-2, giving the protein MGKKNSKLKQDTIDRLTTATYFTEKEIRQWHKGFLKDCPNGLLTEQGFIKIYKQFFPQGDPSKFASLVFRVFDENNDGSIEFEEFIRALSVTSRGNLDEKLHWAFRLYDVDNDGFITRDEMYNIVDAIYQMVGQQPSEDENTPQKRVDKIFDQMDKNHDDRLTLEEFREGSKADPRIVQALTLGPE